In the genome of Desulfofarcimen acetoxidans DSM 771, one region contains:
- a CDS encoding phage tail spike protein, whose amino-acid sequence MLYLFDSAEKLLAIYSQENATCPYYDAVHTEKLTGENTFIFTIPADHQDSRYITEGNLVGFKDPYKDWQLFEIKRITDIHGEGLTRTAYCEHVLYELIDDFIEDIRPTDCTALIALIKALEGTRWEPGVVDDLGVNSTNFYYESALSAVQKVAAIWKGELRFRVVISNNAITKRYVDLLARRGAVTGKQFTYDRNTSQIEREVDLTSVVTALYGRGKGVEVGDGYGRRLDFSGIGWAVANGNPADKPLSQRWIGDAQALAQWGRAGRHRFGVFEDSEETDPAVLLQKTWDTLQERKMPRVTYSLDVVDLESLSGYGHEKVRLGDTVRVIDRKFNLEILVEARILEINRNLLKPEDTEITLGNFTPSITDEALKQMEINRAVNDKQGVWDRASQFNADGTLSAGKLTDTLVGLDHTLQLASEAVTEAKIAVGAISTPKLATNAVTADKLAPGTINEAKMNWKTHLLY is encoded by the coding sequence ATGCTATATTTATTTGATTCAGCAGAAAAACTGTTAGCCATCTACTCCCAGGAAAATGCCACTTGCCCATATTACGATGCAGTACATACAGAAAAACTTACCGGGGAGAATACCTTTATTTTTACTATTCCGGCAGACCACCAGGATAGCCGTTATATTACTGAGGGGAATCTTGTGGGATTTAAAGACCCATATAAAGACTGGCAGCTTTTCGAGATAAAACGTATTACAGATATTCATGGCGAGGGTTTAACCCGAACTGCATACTGCGAGCATGTACTTTATGAACTTATAGATGATTTTATCGAAGATATACGGCCTACCGATTGTACCGCATTAATTGCGTTAATTAAGGCTTTAGAGGGAACCCGCTGGGAGCCTGGAGTTGTTGATGACCTGGGGGTAAACAGTACCAACTTTTACTATGAATCTGCACTTTCCGCTGTTCAAAAGGTTGCCGCCATATGGAAAGGTGAATTGAGATTTCGAGTAGTTATCTCCAACAATGCTATTACCAAGCGGTATGTCGATTTACTGGCCAGGCGTGGGGCAGTAACAGGCAAGCAGTTTACCTACGACCGCAACACCTCGCAGATTGAGCGAGAGGTTGATTTAACCAGCGTTGTAACTGCTCTCTATGGCAGGGGAAAAGGCGTGGAGGTGGGTGACGGGTACGGCAGACGTTTAGATTTCAGCGGAATAGGATGGGCCGTAGCCAACGGAAATCCGGCTGATAAACCCTTGAGCCAACGATGGATTGGAGATGCTCAGGCTCTCGCTCAGTGGGGCAGGGCAGGCCGTCATCGCTTTGGCGTGTTTGAGGACTCTGAGGAAACTGACCCGGCGGTACTATTACAAAAAACCTGGGATACCCTACAGGAACGAAAAATGCCAAGAGTAACCTATAGCCTGGATGTTGTTGACCTGGAGAGTTTAAGCGGATATGGTCACGAAAAGGTAAGATTAGGTGATACGGTCAGGGTTATCGATAGGAAGTTTAACCTAGAGATTTTGGTGGAAGCGAGAATACTGGAGATTAACCGAAACCTTTTAAAACCGGAGGATACCGAGATTACCCTGGGTAACTTTACCCCAAGTATAACCGATGAAGCCTTGAAGCAAATGGAAATTAATCGAGCCGTTAATGATAAGCAGGGCGTATGGGATAGGGCCAGCCAGTTTAATGCGGACGGTACATTAAGTGCCGGTAAGCTGACGGATACACTGGTAGGCTTAGACCATACTTTGCAACTGGCGAGCGAAGCTGTGACCGAGGCTAAAATAGCTGTAGGGGCCATTTCAACTCCTAAACTCGCTACTAACGCTGTTACCGCAGATAAACTCGCACCCGGTACTATAAATGAGGCAAAGATGAACTGGAAAACACATCTTTTGTATTAA
- a CDS encoding phage distal tail protein: protein MTWNPQKTPTHRNFATRTCTGFPKFSVNFIAPTAEWQVTLGSKYLRVVRAFQIGDTLEINCSTGAVLINTGNALSDLDWQNSEFIALQPGSNTLTMAPHGVCTATVSFIPRWL, encoded by the coding sequence ATGACCTGGAATCCGCAAAAAACACCAACACACCGGAACTTCGCGACAAGAACCTGCACTGGTTTCCCTAAATTTAGTGTTAACTTCATAGCACCAACCGCTGAATGGCAGGTTACTTTAGGCAGTAAGTACCTTCGGGTAGTAAGGGCATTTCAGATAGGCGATACTCTGGAAATTAACTGCTCCACAGGGGCCGTGCTGATAAATACAGGTAACGCATTGTCCGACCTGGACTGGCAAAATAGCGAATTTATTGCACTTCAGCCGGGGAGTAATACCTTAACAATGGCACCTCACGGGGTATGTACGGCAACAGTATCCTTTATACCGAGGTGGTTGTAA